ACAGAGTATGCTTATCGAtctgtgtggctaaagtcacaTTGGTAAGCACTTATCAGGGCGGTTTCAGACCCTTTTTTTGTGGTGCTCACATCAAGCATGCATTCTTCAGATGTTACCATATCTCGGTTTGTACAGAAATCTTGAGGAGCATTATAGGATACCAATGGTAGCTAACTTTGAAACATATTCATCACATGACAGTCTCTGCAATcactgaaaatgtttattttaatacatacaACCAAATCAGGTTCATCACTCCCAAATATGTACACAGGTTTCTCCATGTATTCAAGTAACAAagcaaaaacgaaataaaatgacaatttaGATTACAAAGGTTTGAAAGATCTCAGTCAAAGAGAACGATGACAGGAACAATCTTGTTTGAATTGCTTTTGATAAACATCATGGCACAAAATAGATTCATATTTTTGTCatgccaaaataataaaaatgatggaTTAATACTGTGATAGTTTCATCAGTTGTATCAAATAGGCACACATCCAGACTTGCTTTTATGACCTTCTGAATTAATTTATTATCAAACATTTCAatactgaaaaaaaacacattacttTTTTGTTATAACATTCCAAGCACAGACACATCAGTACCTCTTTGGTTTGGTGGTTGTACTGCAATCTTTCTTGCTGTACCACAGGTAATCCAACTAAAGAGTCATGAAGACACTAaaccccggtttcacagacaaggcttaagactagtcccagactaaaattaattttgagctatcttaactgaaaataacttgcccacacatatcttaaaatatgtcagtgccattgttttgtctcaagatgcacatcagtaatggttTCTTATAAGGCATTTAAATAAAAGCgatttaaatagcctaaattaactaaagcatagtcctggtttaggctaagccttgtatatgaaaccgggccaataTTTACTGATTTTTATGACATGCAAGTAATACAGCACAATCCTTGGTGAATGAAAGTAAAAGCTGTTATATACGCCAAGATGAAAAAGAATTTAATGCTTGCAATCAATATCATTCAAAGTTTATCCGTAGCGTTAATCTTGTCAATTTAATAACAGAAACTGTAAATGAGCTAACAAGTCTTCTCTTCAACTTCACAAAAGATACAGTGAGCTGTGTAAAATAAGTAACATTTTCTGTAACTGAATTTACTCAAAAGAAACATCTAAACAATAGGCTTAGCTTTAACGCTAGCATCTTTGCTTCTGTCTCATGTATGGGGAGACagaaataatacaatttaatttaTTGATTGAATTCAAATATGAATATAGAAAGTGTCATTTAAATGTAAGCTGATGGCCTTGCTGCGAGGAAACACTGAGAGACGCAGCAGTGCTTAGCTGTTCTACACTGAAACGTAAACATCTTTTTCATTTCGTTTTACATTTCAACAAATGAATTAAAGTTaggtataaatatttaaatgactaGAATCTGATTATAAACTTACACTATTGATGCTGTTAAAGCAACCTCAGAAAGTTGAAGAGACCACTACACCAATGAGTGACTGTTTACCGATGTTTTCCTGCTGGTTTATATTATTCCGCAAATTCTTAAGAATGTTTGGTGTGTATGGTCAACACTACAATCAAAACTAAAATGACGTGTTGTATCACAATGCATGTCAAAATGTGGAGTTGTGTGTCAATTACACAAGCTAATGATAGCTATTTATCAACATGCATATACATCGTAACTACACATAAAAGGACACCAGAGGTGCACCAAAATGAGCATATCTAGAGTGTCTTCCTTACCTCAGTGCCGTTTATATTAGCACAgaaaaaatgaatgtatttgTAACGTAAGATGCCATCTTGCACTGTGCATTGAAACTTGCATTACAAAAAGCTGGCTGTTTAGACTTGGGCCAATTTGCACAGTGCATTTCAGTCAAATGTCTATACTACTTTTCCTCAGCACTCACAATATGAAAAACACAGTTTAGTTTAAGAGTATAAAAGCACTAGACTAGATACACAGATAACTGTATACAAAAGCATAATAAATACAGCAAGCTTTGATATCAAAGCACTGCTTCACAAAAGTACTCATTGTAAGGCAAAATAACCATTTTGGAGTTTTGGAACTTTTTTAGACAGAAAATGCCATGTCTTTGAGCGTCCACTGACAGCATTCACCATACCAATAAACATTCACcatcaattaacattttgttttattcaaaacaTCAAAACTCGACCTCAAGCAAACACCAAGAggtaaatatactgtaacaaGAAGTGCATTTGCCCAGTCATTGACATTGGGAGATCTACAGCCCATTTTGTCTTTCATGTATGATATATTATTTCACAGTGTTAGAAACTGGAGATGTAATTCTAGCAGACTCATGTGAAGAGTCAGGACAGATCTTGTTACAGGGAATGCCTGCTTTCATGACTCTCAGCTTCTTTTCATAAAACTGAATGTGTGGCATAAAAAGCAAAGTTTGTAGTGTCGTCTCCTTTAATACAAACTCTATTAGGATTCCTGTTGAACAGTTACCCATAGAAATGGGTATAAAATCTAATTTTGGCCACTCTTGATCTGTATCTGCATCTTTCAGAGTGCCAGACTGTGATTCtacttttgttttactttttcatgCCGTAAATGGATATGCACTGTgtcttattaaataaaatacatttccaaGATTAAATTGTTGATGCACCTTGGTGTATGTTTATTAAAGAtaatagattttattttaaagaaacacagagaatactatgtgtgtgtgtgaaaaagaGATTCTGTAGGGTCACAGAACCATGTACATTCACTTCTATGTGCATACAGAGTGGTTCATAGTGGACAAGGAAGCAGCATGTCACATTTGCTTATTTTACCTACACACAATATTAGCATTTAGCCACTGTCTGGCATATCCTTTTATTACTCCAGCAACTTCATTGTACCTCTTCTTCACTGTAAAACCTTGCATTGTATAAAACAGAATGTTGAAGGGCAAGGTAAGGAAGAGTCAATGGCAAAGTGGTGTTCTGTAAAGCCCAAAGCATGCTTCAGTTTTCCCTTTGCCAGTACGTCTCGTGCAAATTTCAGCAGCAGCAGGACGTGAGAACCTGTGTGCATCTTCTGGAGGTCAGGTGGAGGAAAACAAAGCAGTCATAGTCCGTATCAAATGCATAGTCAAATGCATCCATACGGGCTCACGGAGAGTAGAGTCTATTTCGGAAGGCTAGAATGCACGACCATATGTGAGACGTAACAGGTGAAAAAATGAAGCACACCTTAAGCTTAAGTCTTGGACATCCGTTTACCTTTTTTAGTGCAGCTCAGAGGCCCTGTGGAGCCAAATAAGGGTCAGAAAGTTGACAGCGAGGCAAAAAGGTGCTACTAGCTCACCATTTAAGCCTTACTTTTGAACCAGCATTTTTGATAGATTGATTCCGAAGCAGTACCGTCCCATCCCAGTCTTTCTCTACCAACCTCTTTCCCCCTTGCTCTTCAGTCCTGAGTACCGGGGAATCCCTCATTACTGGAGGTCCTCCAGCAAGAGTGTCCGGCCATGGAGGTTGCTGGGCTCGCGGGAACTGCCGAAGATCTAGTAAGTCTTTGTACTGAATCTCCGGCCTGATCATACGTAGGCAAGCTTCCCACGTGGCGTTGTCTAGTCCAGACTGCAGCTCGTAACCTAGGATCTTCACTAATCCACTCTGGAAAGGGCGGATGGCCTTGTCCCGGATGCGACTGGCCTCTACAGGCCTGCCACCATCACGTAAACAAGCACGAGCAAGAACCTCCCGTCTGGTCCTAAGCAATGCTACCTCAGCCTCCATTCGACTTTGCCCGAAGCGCTCTATTTCCTGCCAGAATGTGAGGTTGAAAGCTTGGTAAAGGTGCCAGTCTAGGGAGTTCCATTCCCGTAATTTCAGTTTTTGCTCATTTGTCAAACCCAAGGGGGCCGGAAGTGCGGACTTACTCATCCATCCAGACCTCCCACTTGCCACTTGCTGTCTGGCATTTAGGCTAAAAGAAACCACAGCATCTAAAGGCCAGCAGAGAGCATGGCGGAGCAGAACCATAGAATGGTCAAAATACTCAGACAAAAGGACGAGCCTGAAATTTCGTCGCACTGCCGCCACACCACGCCTGGCCAGCGGTAGGCTGAAGTTGGCGTTATGATCCTGACCAAAGTCAAACCACAGCAAGTTGCGGGCGTAATGGTTGTTTCTGAGTTTGGGATCGTAGTACTTATGAGGGTTGTCTGCAAAATCACCCAACCCTTTGGCACGCCTGAATGCAGGGGCAACATTTTTGTAGTAGGCATATGAGGATTCGGCTAAAGCCACGGGATCTCGAAGGATAGAGAAATAGAAGGTGTCAGCTGGCATGACCTTCTCAACCTAAAGTGAAAAACAGAATGTTGTATTTAGTAATATTGACTAGAAATATTCCAGAAGAAACATTCTATAGTTTACAGCTAAAGTATTGACTCAAGCAGTTTATCCTAGTTATGGTTTGTTCAACAGATTGTAAAATGAAGACCTAAAGGTAAAAAGATACAATCATATGAAATCTGTTTTAACTTATTCTGATTCTAACTGAATGGCCCAAAACATATCTGCTATACCTCTGGCCTGTTGAAGCGCATATGATTTCCTATGATGTCAAAATTTTCCACATGAGGACCTCTGTATCCTTTCACCCTCTGGGCAATAAAGGAAAGCGGGTAGCCAAATTGGTACCCCACAGGAAGGGCCAATTTAAGACCCCTCTCCTCTCCGAAGCGATAGAGCAAATTGAGAACGGTGCTGCTGGCTGTTTTGTGAGTCTTCAGGaacatgatgtgtgtgtgaggctGACAAGATCCCAGAGAGGACCCTTGGAAATTCTCAGAGGGAAGAGcaaagagggatcgagacctcTCTGGCTGCACCCAGCTAATGCAGAAAAGGAACATAAAAACACCACATGTTGAAAAGATCATGACAATGAAGTGAAGCCTCTCATGTTACACTGAATCCACTGAGAAAACTAATGAGAAACAGTCAAATTAAAACTGATGAGAGAAAGATGGGAAAGACACATACAATAAGTACAACACtgtaaacacaacagaaaataatAAAGGGGTGTGGCTAATGTAAACAATACAAAGAAGAGATCATTGGAGTACGTGTGAAGGTGGACAGAGAATAATatgctttaaaggggtcatatggtgcgaacacgtgttttactgtgtctttggtgtgttataagttgcccatgcatgttttatacacgtaaaactgtaaaaattaaagtgtcggaacaaaagatgcattctatctaaaacgaatgctcacccagacgcCTCGTGttaccacacccccacaaatctacgtcagcttGTGgtatttgactaagaccacgcaaatgtatacgcaagtaaggtgggtgtacctgtcagtacaattgttttggaacctgatgttctgtAAAGAAcccgcgcgtttcagagaggcggggcaaagaggagatacaatcATGCACGGattgtggaaaatacagcgtttttgaaccttaaatcgtgtatacacaccAGGGATGCAAACTTGTCACCTTTCAGTGAAATTTGCCATTTTGGATCCAAAATGGGTCATTATTGTGATTCGTGTAGGGGTCTGTGAGTCTTTGGACGGGGTCGCGGTGAATGAAATTATGAGAATCATGTCCAGGTGTTGTGGTAACGATGTCAAATCATTAGCCAGTTTGTAGGTTATGTTTTGAATGCTGCGCAGAATGAGCGCACATACTCAACTCATAAATCAATATTAGATGTAGTTGAATTACGCAGCAATTCGACTGCGTATTTCTGACTTACTTCAACGCAACTGTCACTAAGCAGCAGGTAAAGGCGCACTGGTTTCGTACATCGCCACGTCACATCCTTTGACGTTGGCCAGATGAGGAttttaaaaaggcaaaaatGGCGGAAAAAAGCTCAAAATTAACTAGTTTTCTCTACTGtacagttgctaacattgttttctatgatgTGCAACACAAACAACTCTGTTAACATCGAAATAGATGTTGTTTAGGGTTTTGTGGCGCTTTAAATGTGCTAATGAGTGCACAGAGTTGACGGCAAACTGCTTCGTAATGTTTTGCCCAGCCGATCTATCTACACAATAGCTACGCTACAGTATAATGTGATAGTCTACAAGTGTTCATAGACACCACAATGCAACGCCAGATTTCTTGtacaacatactgtacacgTCTGAGTGTTGCGTTTGGTTTTTAGTACAACATTGCAGATAGTATCACACCTAATGGTATTGTTAAAACGCAACCTCTTGtgtgaaaataacatttaaatctgTCACTATGGTTACAGGCATGCTATGCAAATAGTATAACGTTATGAGTTTGACAGTTCATTCATGTTTAGACTACAACTGTGACTGTTAGCTGTTGTGTGAACAGAGCAcactgaagtaaatgtgaagagttcatttgcaaaaacagatgttaaatatatgttaaaatagtttttattatttttcattaactatgttttttattgtgcattccaagtaatatcatttaaacagttggattgttttgattaagtaataataactcaaaaaatacagataagtaacacagtaaaaacatgatttatgaaaattaataaaaacagagttatctggtattgcaaatgaactcttcatgtgGTTGTCTATCCTAGACACTTTTAGCAGACCATGGACTATTCTGATTATGTGTACTGAAGaatatgaaatacaaattgtaataattattgtaatagttAATTGTAATATAATTGTAACTAATATATATTGTAAtaatatataactatatataaaCTATGACTAATATATATAGCGTTGGGGGGGGTCTCGAATCATTGTCACCTTTTTTCACCCCGATGAGTTTGCAACCCtgatacacattgcattacatctaaaacaaacgataatattagttttagccgtgtcatatgaccccctTTAAAGAGAGTGAGTGTAAGAAAGGATTAGCATGAAGATTTATGTGATATTTTGTCCATGCATTATGTCTAATGGTTTTTGTGCGAAGGGGTACATTTATGCAGTATAAGAACAACAGATTATAGTAAGACGAACAAAAATaccaaaacaacaaagacagCATATACACAGCATATAAACTGTTGCAGATCCTAGTCTATAAACATGTAAGGAGCACTGatatttgaaaatgtgttaaatgtatAATATGCATATGCAACGTGATGTATTCATTTGTGTACACCATTCTAAAAACAAGAAACGAGAGAATGGAGTCAATTACTTGAAGAAATGAAGAAAAGAATAAAGGCATCTTCTTACCTTTTATTGAAGATGACTCCCAGAAGCTGTCCTGCGAATGCAATGACCAGGAATACCAAAAGTGCTTTCCACATGGGCCCCAGCCCATAGCACCCCAACCACCGCATTCTCCTATGATCAAAAGCACTGTCAGTCCCTGGTTGTGAACCAGTATACAATAGAAATGTGAGAtgttacttaaaaaaaagattacaaGGGAACAATAAATGCGTACTTAACGCATGCATGTGAGGTATGATGTGTacagaatgaacaaaaaaaaggtTATCATATTTGTTGTTAAGCAAATCAAAGctttcttaatatttttcttCATGGTGAACTGTTTTTATAGCTTATTACAAAGAAACTCTATTTAATATACTGTGTGTTATACAACAACAACCTACACAGCCACACAGGCTTTGGAgctcaaatttacattttttacaacgattttgtttttgttcttatCCCTAAAACACAGAAGCGATAATGTTAGAGCTTGTACAAAGTGGTGCGCAGATACATTTTACGGCATCTTTCTCGTGTACTGAGGAGACAGGTGTAAAATATGGCCTTTGTTTTCATGCGTGTGTCTTGCTGAAAATGGTGTTGCAGAACAGTCGGACAAAGACATGCTGCCTTTGTCATAAATCACAGATTGCGCCCCGCTATCCGTCCCAGTCGCCGCCGCTTGCTGCTCTCACACTTACCGAGCTGACCGTCTGAAAACCATGATAAAACCCGGCCGGTATCACAAGAGATCGGCGCTTTGCAATAGCCACAGAGCATCTCGGACACCTCGGTCGATGTCTTTAAATCCGCCCGACGACGTCTGTGTAATGTAACTGACCCATCAATGCGCAAAGCGTCCGACCACAAAACCACTGCGGGATCGCCGTCAAGTGCATTAGACTCCTCGTTTGCTTCGCTTGAGGTTTTTTAAGACAGCAGTAGGTTTGGATGGAGAAAAGAGACTGCTTTGTATTTTGAGGGGTCTCTGTGTGTGCAAGTGGGCGGGTATTAGGGACCATTCTGTTGCGGAGTGAGTCGAGCTCTGACGTCACACAAGCTAAGCGGCAAATCTCGATTCTTCCTAAATAACATTATTACCATGGCATGAGATGGCAGCAGTGAACCTTTTTTTAGAGAAAATAAGGCTACGAAGAACTGTGCTGTACAGATTATTTGTTTACCTGACACATAATGTTTACACTTAATACAACATATACTTTTATCTCCAGGTGCCATAATTatcattgaaaataaatgtaagtgcCTCAGTATGCTTTGAGAATCTTCTGTAATTTTTTTCTCAACTTTATAGTGTTAGTAAAGTAAAGTGCGTCATGATGATTTTTTTAAGCTCGTGTTTGTGGGCAGACATTAAAGCAGCTTACATCTAgcttattttctcttttaaggtGCAACAGAactgtaatataataaaaacagaccCTGGTTTACTTATCTGAAACCTGTTTTAACCTGTTAATATGTGTCTGTCGGaatagaaaaaaatctaaactaaacactGTTGACATTTCACACAGTACAACCGAGAGGTGGTGGTTTGCTAAAGCCTGCACTGAGCATTATTCACACGCCCTCCTTTCTCAGAATAAAGAGTTTAGTCGGACCGACTGCAGTGCACTTTTGAATCATTTCAGTCTGATGAAAAGGAAACCTATAGCCACAATTGCGTGTATCAAGGTAAAATGTGTAGCTTTGGAAcaaaatatgtatgtgtgtatatatagatagatagatggatggatggatggatggatggatggatggatggatggatggatggatggatggatggatggatggatggatggatggatggatggatggatggatggatggatggatggatggatggatggatggatggatggatggatggatggatggatggatatttTCTTTCACTGTCACAATTTACAGTGAAAGCAAATATCTAACGTACTAAGCATCAAAGAGCTCATATGTGTAGTCTTGTAATCTGATATTTCATCCACCATGGAGAAGAGGAAAAGGTCAGAAGCA
This region of Triplophysa rosa linkage group LG1, Trosa_1v2, whole genome shotgun sequence genomic DNA includes:
- the gal3st4 gene encoding galactose-3-O-sulfotransferase 4, with the translated sequence MVFRRSARRMRWLGCYGLGPMWKALLVFLVIAFAGQLLGVIFNKSWVQPERSRSLFALPSENFQGSSLGSCQPHTHIMFLKTHKTASSTVLNLLYRFGEERGLKLALPVGYQFGYPLSFIAQRVKGYRGPHVENFDIIGNHMRFNRPEVEKVMPADTFYFSILRDPVALAESSYAYYKNVAPAFRRAKGLGDFADNPHKYYDPKLRNNHYARNLLWFDFGQDHNANFSLPLARRGVAAVRRNFRLVLLSEYFDHSMVLLRHALCWPLDAVVSFSLNARQQVASGRSGWMSKSALPAPLGLTNEQKLKLREWNSLDWHLYQAFNLTFWQEIERFGQSRMEAEVALLRTRREVLARACLRDGGRPVEASRIRDKAIRPFQSGLVKILGYELQSGLDNATWEACLRMIRPEIQYKDLLDLRQFPRAQQPPWPDTLAGGPPVMRDSPVLRTEEQGGKRLVEKDWDGTVLLRNQSIKNAGSKVRLKW